From the genome of Microcoleus sp. bin38.metabat.b11b12b14.051:
GGCATGGGGCCGATTGGCGTGATGTCTCATTTAGTGCCTTTCTTGCCTGATGTTTCGGCAGATGCCAACGGACAGAAAGATAGCAATTCTATAGGCGCTATTTCGGCGGCGCCTTGGGGGAGTGCCAGCATTTTGACTATTTCTTGGATGTACATTCGGATGATGGGAGAAGTTGGTTTAACTGCGGCGACAAAAGTAGCAATTCTTAATGCTAATTACCTGGCGCATCGGTTAGAATCTTATTATCCGGTTTTGTACAAAGGCAAAGCTGGTTTGGTAGCGCACGAGTGCATTCTGGATTTGCGATCGCTCAAAAAATCTGCGGCTATCGAAGTCGAAGATATCGCTAAACGGTTGATGGATTACGGCTATCACGCGCCGACGGTTTCTTGGCCGGTTGCTGGTACGGTCATGGTGGAACCGACGGAAAGCGAATCGAAGCAAGAATTAGACCGTTATTGCGAAGCGATGATTGCGATTCGTCGGGAAATTGCCCAGATAGAAAAAGGTAATGTGGACGCGCAAAATAATGTGTTGAAAAATGCGCCGCACACCGCAGAATCTCTGATGGTTGATGAGTGGAATCATCCCTATACTCGCGCGCAAGCTGCTTATCCGACAGCTTGGACTCGGGAATATAAGTTCTGGCCTGCGGTGGGCAGGATCGATAATGCGTTTGGCGATCGCAATTTTGTCTGTTCTTGTTTGCCAATGGAGGCTTACAGTCAAGCTTAAATCACTATCTGCGGGTGCGCCCGCGCACCTGACGGCAGATAAACGCGCCCCAATCTCAAAGCGGTTTGTCGCGAGGCATGCAAGTCCTAGAATTCTAAAAGTCTCAAAAACAGGTTTGCAGTCAGGACTTTAGTGCTTCTGCTTTGGGCCAGAAGCGCAATCGCACACTCGGTATCATTCCTATGTAGTCCGAGTCCTTCTCACTAGAAACGCCATCTCGTGTGCGATCGATTACCACCACAAAAAGGGTTCGTAGTACGGACTTCAGTCCGAAAAATACGGAGGACTCAAGTCCGCACTACAAACCATTTTTTTTATGGTAATCGATCGCACACGATCAGACTTATTCCCCATCTAAAATCTAAAATGGTATGACTGATGATTGCCCGGTTTGGCAGCTTGCCTTCCGCGGCATTTTTTTGGCAACCGAATCTATAGCAGTCCGATCTCTCATATGAGGTATTGACCAATCAATCGCCCAATCTAAAATCTAAAATCTAAACCTCTGCCTCACCTATTTAATACTGGGCTTTGACACTCCTCTGCCTAAAGGCGAGAGGATTCTTCTATCAATGACGCACCTTGCCCACGCAGGTTTGCACCAGCGAAAGTAGAGGGTATGTCTCCAGAAGCGTTTACCGTATCGAGTACGGAGGTGCCCGTGTGCCCCACGGTGCCTATTGCTTTGGTCAATATGTTGAGTGCTGCGTTGTGGTCGCGATCTAACACGCAACCACATTGACAGATATGGGTGCGAGTAGATAGAGATTTCTTAACCACAGTGCCACAACTAGAACATTCTTGGCTGGTATAGGCAGGATTTACAGCAACAGTAACCCGGCCAAATATTCGCCCGAATGTCTCTAGCCACACTCTAAATTGATACCAACCAGCATCAGAAATCGATTTAGCTAAACAATGGTTTTTGACCATGTTTCTCACTCTTAAATCTTCGTAGGCTACTAGATCGTTAGATCTGATTACGCACCGTGCTAATTTCACAGCATGGTCTTGACGTTGCCTACTTATTTTCAGGTGGATTCTTCCTAGCTTGATTCGAGATTTGATGCGATTTTTTGAGCCTTTGACTTTGCGAGAAACTAAGCGTTGCGCTCGTTTCATCTTTACTTCACCAACTCGATAGAATCTAGGGTTTTCAACTTCTAAACCATTCGAGTCAGTGTAGAAACTTTTGGGCCCTACGTCTAATCCAATCGTGTCACCAGTAGCAGGTAACATCTCTGTGCGGTCAACGGAGATGCAAAACTGAACATAGTAGCCATCCGCTCTTTTGACCAACCTTACCCGTTTAATTCGATCGGGTTGATAGAAGTTTAGATCTCTAGTTCCTTTAAGTTTAAGTCGTCCGATTCCTTTTTTGTCAGTGAAAGTAATCGATTTACGATCGTCACTTAGCGACCATCCAGATGTTTTATATTCAACCGAACGGCAGTGTTTCTGGAACTTAGGAAATCCCTTTTTACCAGCAATTTTACCTTTACAGTTGTCAGAGAAACGTTGGATTGATGCCCAAGCACGTTCGGCTGCTGCTTGACGTGCCATCGAATTGAGTTGGTTGGCAAATGGAAATTCACGAGCCAATACAGCGCAATATTTATTGAGATCGTAACAGGACTTTGCTTGTCCATCCATCCATAGGCGAATCGCTTTATTGCGGATAAACTGGACAGTCCGAATCGCCTCATCAACTGCGATGAACTGGTTAGATTTACCGTAAGCTTTGTACTCAAAAATGAGCATTGGGACTGTTGTGCGAAATATATTTATTATGATGAAGATTATATCATAAAACTACCAAGGTGGGAAGATATTTGGTGCTAGGCGCAGACCTATTGCTTGCTCGTCACCCATCCCCTCGCTACCGAGCTCTAAAGATTGTCGGTAGCGAGGGGATGGGATTCCTCGCTCGCCGCCTCTACATCCCCGCCCTGGAAGGGCAGGGTTTTCCGGCGATTCGGATAACTTGACCCCGAATGCCTGTGTTCCCGATATTTGGGTGAGAGGAGGGCGCTGGTGCGGGTCTCTGACGCATCCTGGGCTGTGGTGTGGTAGCAGTATCCTTGCCTGTGGTGTAGAGCATCCTGCCTGCTTCCCCATCAAAAGATTTATCTGGTGTACGACAGAGCGCACGATCGACTCAGAAGCCTTGTATACCACGTTAAGCCAGCAGCGGCGGAACGCTCACAGGATTTTAGAAAGGGATTTGT
Proteins encoded in this window:
- a CDS encoding transposase, which codes for MLIFEYKAYGKSNQFIAVDEAIRTVQFIRNKAIRLWMDGQAKSCYDLNKYCAVLAREFPFANQLNSMARQAAAERAWASIQRFSDNCKGKIAGKKGFPKFQKHCRSVEYKTSGWSLSDDRKSITFTDKKGIGRLKLKGTRDLNFYQPDRIKRVRLVKRADGYYVQFCISVDRTEMLPATGDTIGLDVGPKSFYTDSNGLEVENPRFYRVGEVKMKRAQRLVSRKVKGSKNRIKSRIKLGRIHLKISRQRQDHAVKLARCVIRSNDLVAYEDLRVRNMVKNHCLAKSISDAGWYQFRVWLETFGRIFGRVTVAVNPAYTSQECSSCGTVVKKSLSTRTHICQCGCVLDRDHNAALNILTKAIGTVGHTGTSVLDTVNASGDIPSTFAGANLRGQGASLIEESSRL